Proteins from a genomic interval of Kitasatospora herbaricolor:
- a CDS encoding DUF6328 family protein codes for MSTAPEPDRGPDVERHETPDERADRNLVELLQELRVVQTGVQIVFAFLLGLAFTSRFPQLDDFQTGVYVTTLLLTVVASAVLATPVALHRGLFHRGAKRRIVALSSRLAEAGLFFLALALSGAVLLITDVVLGSVPAAVITALTVLMFAGLWFVLPWTQRQR; via the coding sequence GTGTCGACGGCACCGGAACCGGACCGGGGCCCGGACGTCGAGCGTCACGAGACGCCCGACGAGCGGGCCGACCGCAACCTGGTCGAACTGCTCCAGGAACTCCGGGTCGTCCAGACCGGCGTGCAGATCGTCTTCGCCTTCCTGCTGGGTCTGGCCTTCACCAGCCGGTTCCCGCAGCTGGACGACTTCCAGACCGGCGTCTACGTCACCACCCTGCTGCTCACCGTGGTGGCCTCGGCGGTGCTGGCCACGCCGGTGGCGCTGCACCGGGGGCTGTTCCACCGGGGGGCCAAGCGCCGGATCGTCGCGCTCTCCTCCCGGCTGGCCGAGGCGGGCCTGTTCTTCCTGGCGCTGGCGCTCAGCGGCGCCGTGCTGCTGATCACGGACGTGGTGCTCGGGTCGGTACCGGCCGCCGTGATCACCGCGCTGACCGTGCTGATGTTCGCGGGCCTCTGGTTCGTCCTGCCGTGGACCCAGCGGCAGCGGTGA
- a CDS encoding shikimate 5-dehydrogenase — protein MSLAARPGNFGTRFHNFLFQELGLDYLYKAFTTTDLPAAVGGVRALGIRGCAISMPFKEDVIALVDERDPSAAAVRSVNTIVNDDGVLRACNTDYLAVAQLLELHGVPLDATVALRGSGGMAKAVAAALGDAGYRSGTVVARNEAAGRALADSQGWSWRSGVGGLRADLIVNVTPIGMRGGPEADELSFEPATVEAATTVFDVVALPVETPLVERARALGRQVISGHEVLVRQGLEQFVRYTGVRPDRELVERAAAQARDRPAGRERRDGAGPAPPPAGARRGAGGTGAGPHARPGPARPCSAPCPPGPGPARPAPRRAGAKAWTRPGGRPPRSAAPRPSTAARRWTARPAR, from the coding sequence ATGTCGCTGGCCGCGCGGCCGGGCAACTTCGGCACCAGGTTCCACAACTTCCTCTTCCAGGAACTCGGCCTGGACTACCTGTACAAGGCGTTCACCACCACCGACCTTCCGGCAGCCGTCGGCGGGGTCCGGGCGCTGGGCATCCGGGGCTGCGCGATCTCCATGCCGTTCAAGGAGGACGTGATCGCGCTGGTCGACGAGCGGGACCCGTCGGCGGCGGCCGTCCGCTCGGTCAACACGATCGTCAACGACGACGGCGTCCTGCGCGCGTGCAACACCGACTACCTCGCCGTCGCCCAGTTGCTGGAGCTCCACGGGGTGCCCCTGGACGCCACCGTGGCGCTCCGCGGCAGCGGCGGCATGGCCAAGGCCGTGGCCGCCGCGCTCGGTGACGCCGGGTACCGCTCCGGCACGGTGGTCGCCCGCAACGAGGCGGCCGGCCGCGCGCTGGCCGACTCGCAGGGCTGGTCCTGGCGCTCCGGCGTGGGCGGCCTGCGGGCCGATCTGATCGTCAACGTGACACCGATCGGCATGCGCGGCGGTCCGGAGGCGGACGAGCTCTCCTTCGAGCCCGCCACGGTCGAGGCCGCGACGACCGTCTTCGACGTGGTCGCCCTGCCGGTGGAGACGCCGCTGGTCGAGCGGGCCCGCGCGCTCGGCCGGCAGGTGATCAGCGGGCACGAGGTGCTGGTGCGGCAGGGGCTGGAGCAGTTCGTCCGCTACACCGGGGTGCGCCCGGACCGGGAGCTGGTCGAGCGCGCGGCGGCCCAGGCCCGGGACCGACCGGCGGGCCGGGAACGACGGGACGGCGCCGGGCCCGCACCGCCACCGGCCGGGGCACGGCGAGGGGCGGGCGGGACCGGGGCGGGCCCCCATGCCCGCCCCGGTCCCGCCCGCCCTTGTTCGGCCCCGTGCCCACCCGGACCAGGGCCCGCCCGCCCGGCGCCACGCCGGGCGGGAGCTAAGGCCTGGACGCGGCCCGGCGGCCGTCCGCCCCGGTCAGCCGCACCGCGGCCGTCAACGGCAGCTCGCCGCTGGACGGCCCGGCCAGCACGGTGA
- a CDS encoding glycoside hydrolase family 3 C-terminal domain-containing protein, which produces MTDIRTSADTAPATAVPGPGPAALEPGPGPEPGVEPGVELDLDRKAALVSGGGVFRTSAEPALGLRPIITSDGPVGVRGERWDESDTALALPSVTAMAAGWDEDLVRELGALLAAEARRKGVDMLLAPTLNLHRSPLAGRHFECFSEDPLLTGRIGAAYIEGVQSGGVAATAKHYVANDSETERLTLDARVDERTLREVYLAPFEAAVRAGVWAVMSAYNRVNGEAMSESSLLTEPLKGEWGFDGLVVSDWGAVRNTVPSGSAAVDLAMPGPNEHWAAALAEAVRSGLVSEAALDDKVRRLVRLAGRVGALGPPDTERATDPASAPAAAPTPADEETRGLLRRAAAAAAVLLHNRGAVLPLDAKALRRVAVIGPNAATARVQGGGSASVFPASVVSPLEGIRAALPDAVLVEHAAGVRTALRPTPLERADCRHPETAEPGLLARYLDADGRELHREHRPSGRVLEPSEGAGLDSFGAVEVSTVFRAPAAGRWRIGVVGLGRIVLEADGALLLDEYVPAESDDPTYLHVSPSFRQVELELAAGQEVTLLARRTAEPEHGRVLVLAADPPVAAEAAELAAAVELARGADAVVVVVGTTDEHESEGFDRTTLRLPGGQDALVSAVAAANPATVVVVNTGGPVLLPWREEVAAVLLGWFPGQEGGDGLADVLFGRAEPGGRLPTSWPAEERDAPVLDTTPQGGVLAYTEGLHIGYRGWLRAGGRPAYWFGHGLGYGAWEYLGLAAPGSVAQGAGFTVRVALRNAGTRSSREVVQVYLARPGSGVERPVRWLAGFAAVRAEPGQRVEVDVPVEARALQHWSVPDGRWLGEPGGFTVLAGPSSGELPLTAAVRLTGADGRRAASRP; this is translated from the coding sequence ATGACCGACATCCGTACCTCCGCCGACACCGCCCCGGCCACCGCCGTCCCCGGCCCGGGGCCGGCCGCCCTGGAGCCGGGCCCGGGCCCGGAGCCGGGCGTGGAGCCGGGCGTGGAGCTGGACCTGGACCGCAAGGCCGCGCTGGTCTCCGGTGGCGGGGTCTTCCGCACCAGCGCCGAGCCCGCCCTGGGCCTGCGGCCGATCATCACCTCCGACGGGCCGGTCGGCGTCCGCGGCGAGCGCTGGGACGAGTCGGACACCGCGCTCGCGCTGCCCTCCGTCACCGCGATGGCCGCCGGCTGGGACGAGGACCTCGTCCGCGAACTGGGCGCCCTGCTGGCCGCCGAGGCCCGCCGCAAGGGCGTCGACATGCTGCTCGCCCCCACCCTCAACCTGCACCGCTCCCCGCTCGCCGGGCGGCACTTCGAGTGCTTCTCCGAGGACCCGCTGCTCACCGGCCGGATCGGCGCCGCCTACATCGAGGGCGTGCAGAGCGGCGGGGTGGCGGCCACCGCCAAGCACTACGTCGCCAACGACTCGGAGACCGAACGGCTCACCCTGGACGCCCGGGTGGACGAGCGGACCCTGCGAGAGGTCTACCTCGCGCCCTTCGAGGCCGCCGTCCGGGCCGGGGTGTGGGCCGTGATGTCCGCCTACAACCGGGTCAACGGCGAGGCGATGAGCGAGAGTTCACTGCTCACCGAGCCGCTGAAGGGCGAGTGGGGCTTCGACGGCCTGGTGGTCTCCGACTGGGGCGCGGTCCGCAACACCGTCCCCTCCGGCTCCGCCGCCGTCGACCTCGCCATGCCCGGCCCGAACGAGCACTGGGCGGCCGCGCTGGCCGAGGCCGTCCGGTCCGGCCTGGTCAGCGAGGCCGCCCTGGACGACAAGGTCCGCCGGCTGGTCCGGCTGGCCGGCCGGGTCGGCGCGCTCGGCCCGCCGGACACGGAACGGGCCACGGACCCGGCGTCGGCACCGGCCGCGGCCCCGACCCCGGCCGACGAGGAGACCCGCGGACTGCTCCGCCGGGCGGCGGCCGCCGCCGCGGTGCTGCTGCACAACCGCGGCGCCGTCCTGCCGCTGGACGCCAAGGCGCTGCGCCGGGTGGCCGTGATCGGCCCGAACGCCGCCACCGCCCGGGTGCAGGGCGGCGGCAGCGCCTCGGTCTTCCCCGCCTCGGTGGTCTCCCCGCTGGAGGGCATCCGGGCCGCGCTGCCGGACGCGGTCCTGGTCGAGCACGCCGCCGGGGTACGGACGGCGCTGCGGCCGACCCCGCTGGAGCGGGCCGACTGCCGGCACCCGGAGACCGCCGAACCCGGCCTGCTGGCCCGCTACCTGGACGCCGACGGCCGGGAGCTGCACCGCGAGCACCGGCCGAGCGGCCGGGTGCTGGAGCCCTCGGAGGGCGCCGGCCTCGACTCCTTCGGGGCGGTCGAGGTCAGCACGGTGTTCCGGGCGCCCGCCGCCGGCCGCTGGCGGATCGGCGTGGTCGGCCTCGGCCGGATCGTCCTGGAGGCCGACGGCGCCCTGCTGCTGGACGAGTACGTGCCGGCGGAGTCCGACGACCCGACCTACCTGCACGTGTCGCCCTCCTTCCGGCAGGTCGAACTGGAGCTGGCGGCCGGCCAGGAGGTGACCCTGCTGGCCCGGCGGACCGCCGAGCCCGAGCACGGCCGGGTGCTGGTGCTGGCCGCCGACCCGCCGGTGGCCGCCGAGGCCGCCGAGCTGGCGGCCGCGGTCGAACTCGCCCGGGGGGCCGACGCCGTGGTGGTCGTGGTGGGCACCACCGACGAGCACGAGAGCGAGGGGTTCGACCGCACCACCCTCCGGCTGCCGGGCGGCCAGGACGCCCTGGTCTCGGCGGTGGCGGCGGCCAACCCGGCCACCGTGGTGGTGGTCAACACGGGCGGCCCGGTGCTGCTGCCCTGGCGCGAGGAGGTGGCGGCGGTGCTGCTCGGCTGGTTCCCCGGCCAGGAGGGCGGCGACGGCCTGGCCGACGTGCTGTTCGGCCGGGCCGAGCCCGGCGGCCGGCTGCCCACCAGCTGGCCGGCCGAGGAGCGGGACGCCCCGGTGCTCGACACCACCCCGCAGGGCGGCGTGCTCGCCTACACGGAGGGGCTGCACATCGGCTACCGGGGCTGGCTGCGGGCGGGCGGGCGCCCGGCGTACTGGTTCGGGCACGGGCTCGGCTACGGCGCCTGGGAGTACCTGGGCCTGGCGGCGCCCGGATCGGTGGCGCAGGGGGCCGGGTTCACCGTCCGGGTCGCGCTGCGCAACGCCGGGACCCGCAGCTCGCGCGAGGTGGTGCAGGTCTACCTGGCGCGGCCCGGCAGCGGGGTGGAGCGGCCGGTGCGCTGGCTGGCCGGCTTCGCCGCGGTCCGGGCCGAGCCCGGGCAGCGGGTCGAGGTGGACGTGCCGGTGGAGGCCCGGGCCCTGCAGCACTGGTCGGTGCCGGACGGGCGCTGGCTCGGCGAGCCGGGCGGGTTCACCGTGCTGGCCGGGCCGTCCAGCGGCGAGCTGCCGTTGACGGCCGCGGTGCGGCTGACCGGGGCGGACGGCCGCCGGGCCGCGTCCAGGCCTTAG
- a CDS encoding carbohydrate ABC transporter permease — translation MSRNRQLSAGRGVYAFLGAAVLLSVFPLYWTLVAASRNNTDIHSVPPILLPGANLLHNIGQAFSRTDMGLALLNSLIVSSLVTASVVLTSTFGGFAFAKLPFRGSRPLLATVVATMMVPTQLGIIPLYIMMANWFHWADHLQALIVPAAANAFGLFFMRQYLVTSLPDELLDAGRIDGCTTRGLVRHIVLPTARPAMSVLGMLTFMATWNDFYWPKVVMTQQNPTIQLTLSELASGYIKDYSLVLTGALVASLPVIAVFLLMGRQIIDGIMQGATKG, via the coding sequence ATGAGCCGCAACCGCCAACTCTCCGCGGGCCGGGGCGTGTACGCCTTCCTCGGCGCCGCCGTGCTGCTCTCGGTGTTCCCGCTCTACTGGACGCTGGTCGCCGCCTCGCGCAACAACACCGACATCCACAGCGTGCCGCCGATCCTGCTGCCGGGCGCCAACCTGCTGCACAACATCGGCCAGGCGTTCAGCCGGACCGACATGGGGCTGGCCCTGCTGAACTCGCTGATCGTCTCCTCGCTGGTCACCGCGAGCGTGGTGCTCACCTCGACCTTCGGCGGCTTCGCCTTCGCCAAACTGCCGTTCCGCGGCAGCAGGCCGCTGCTGGCCACCGTGGTGGCGACCATGATGGTGCCGACCCAGCTGGGCATCATCCCGCTCTACATCATGATGGCCAACTGGTTCCACTGGGCGGACCACCTGCAGGCCCTGATCGTGCCGGCCGCCGCCAACGCCTTCGGCCTGTTCTTCATGCGCCAGTACCTGGTCACCTCGCTGCCGGACGAACTCCTGGACGCCGGACGGATCGACGGCTGCACCACCCGCGGCCTGGTCCGGCACATCGTGCTGCCGACCGCCCGCCCGGCGATGAGCGTGCTCGGCATGCTCACCTTCATGGCCACCTGGAACGACTTCTACTGGCCCAAGGTCGTGATGACCCAGCAGAACCCCACCATCCAGCTCACCCTCTCCGAACTGGCCAGCGGCTACATCAAGGACTACTCCCTCGTCCTCACCGGCGCCCTCGTCGCCAGCCTCCCCGTCATCGCGGTCTTCCTGCTGATGGGGCGCCAGATCATCGACGGAATCATGCAGGGAGCGACAAAGGGATGA
- a CDS encoding carbohydrate ABC transporter permease, with amino-acid sequence MAASVSAGRPARAARAPVAAHRRHRLDRTLSPYLYIAPFFLVFAGFGLFPMLYTGYVSMTNWRVDVPGSQGQWVGLENYRKLLDDPFFLNALKNTVGIGVLSTVPQLLLALVLAHLLNYRMRGRTLFRLGVLLPNVTSVAAVTLIFVQLFGRDYGLINWTLGLFGVEHIDWQAGTLSSWTAISAIVTWRWTGYNALIFLAAMQAVPFELYEAAAIDGASRWRQFRSITVPMLRPTILFSVIVSTIGALQLFGEPMLFGQQQDPTTGGSQHQFQTLALYSYNQFWGRFKYGYGAAVSWAMFLLIVVIVAANLIAARRMKGLDA; translated from the coding sequence ATGGCTGCGTCCGTCTCCGCCGGCCGGCCCGCCCGGGCCGCGCGCGCACCCGTGGCGGCCCACCGTCGGCACCGGCTCGACCGCACCCTCTCGCCGTACCTCTACATCGCGCCGTTCTTCCTGGTGTTCGCCGGCTTCGGGCTCTTCCCGATGCTCTACACCGGGTACGTGTCGATGACCAACTGGCGGGTCGACGTCCCCGGCAGCCAGGGGCAGTGGGTCGGGCTGGAGAACTACCGCAAGCTGCTGGACGACCCGTTCTTCCTCAACGCGCTGAAGAACACCGTCGGCATCGGCGTGCTCTCCACCGTTCCGCAGCTGCTGCTCGCGCTCGTCCTGGCGCACCTGCTGAACTACCGGATGCGCGGGCGGACGCTGTTCCGGCTCGGCGTCCTGCTGCCCAACGTCACCTCGGTCGCCGCCGTCACCCTGATCTTCGTCCAGCTCTTCGGCCGTGACTACGGGTTGATCAACTGGACGCTCGGCCTGTTCGGCGTCGAGCACATCGACTGGCAGGCCGGCACGCTCTCCTCCTGGACGGCCATCTCCGCCATCGTCACCTGGCGCTGGACGGGCTACAACGCCCTGATCTTCCTGGCCGCGATGCAGGCCGTGCCGTTCGAGCTGTACGAGGCCGCCGCCATCGACGGGGCGAGCCGCTGGCGGCAGTTCCGCTCGATCACCGTCCCGATGCTCCGCCCGACGATCCTGTTCTCGGTGATCGTCTCCACCATCGGCGCCCTCCAGCTGTTCGGCGAGCCGATGCTCTTCGGCCAGCAGCAGGACCCGACCACCGGCGGCTCCCAGCACCAGTTCCAGACCCTCGCGCTGTACTCCTACAACCAGTTCTGGGGCCGCTTCAAGTACGGCTACGGCGCGGCCGTCTCGTGGGCGATGTTCCTGCTGATCGTCGTGATCGTCGCCGCCAACCTGATCGCCGCCCGCCGGATGAAGGGGCTGGACGCCTGA
- a CDS encoding ABC transporter substrate-binding protein, whose translation MPTFRTGPRTRLLGAAAALTALLAVTGCSSSGGSQAQDDPNEKITLTVNLFSDFGYADLYKQYEQQHPNITVKENRADMGAHHQNLQAHLLAGSGTADVEAIEIGQVAGFQAQAAKFVNFLENGVDAAQWVPSKTAPASSADGKVLFGLGTDMGGMALCYRSDLFKAAGLPTDRDQVSALLTDWKAYAATGKKFLADSPNKDVRWFDSGGNLFSAVIAQAPTGFYDAAGKPVVNENPAVRQAFDLVAGAIKDGESAGIQAFTPAWDTGFQKSQFATVACPAWMSYQFKANPPTDGGTWDMARIPGGGGNWGGSYLSVPRSGKHTKAATELAKWLTAPEQEAKLFTEKGYFPSDQALWSQPDIADHTDPLFNNAPTGKIFSQSAKDLKPQPLGAHGAEIGTALGNALTSIEQGKTDADGAWKKALADVGNIVG comes from the coding sequence ATGCCCACCTTCCGTACCGGTCCGAGAACCCGGCTCCTCGGCGCGGCAGCCGCGCTCACCGCCCTGCTGGCCGTGACCGGCTGTTCCAGCAGCGGCGGGAGCCAGGCGCAGGACGACCCCAACGAGAAGATCACCCTGACCGTGAACCTCTTCTCCGACTTCGGGTACGCGGACCTCTACAAGCAGTACGAGCAGCAGCACCCCAACATCACCGTCAAGGAGAACCGCGCCGACATGGGCGCGCACCACCAGAACCTGCAGGCCCACCTGCTGGCCGGCTCCGGCACCGCCGACGTCGAGGCGATCGAGATCGGCCAGGTCGCCGGGTTCCAGGCGCAGGCGGCCAAGTTCGTCAACTTCCTGGAGAACGGCGTCGACGCCGCCCAGTGGGTGCCCTCCAAGACCGCGCCCGCCTCCAGCGCCGACGGCAAGGTGCTCTTCGGTCTCGGCACCGACATGGGCGGCATGGCGCTGTGCTACCGCAGCGACCTGTTCAAGGCCGCCGGCCTGCCCACCGACCGGGACCAGGTCTCCGCGCTGCTCACCGACTGGAAGGCCTACGCCGCCACCGGGAAGAAGTTCCTGGCCGACAGCCCCAACAAGGACGTCCGCTGGTTCGACAGCGGCGGCAACCTGTTCAGCGCCGTCATCGCCCAGGCCCCGACCGGCTTCTACGACGCGGCCGGCAAGCCGGTGGTGAACGAGAACCCGGCCGTGCGGCAGGCGTTCGACCTGGTGGCCGGCGCGATCAAGGACGGCGAGTCGGCCGGCATCCAGGCCTTCACCCCCGCCTGGGACACCGGGTTCCAGAAGAGCCAGTTCGCCACCGTCGCCTGCCCCGCCTGGATGAGCTACCAGTTCAAGGCCAACCCGCCCACCGACGGCGGCACCTGGGACATGGCCCGGATCCCCGGCGGCGGCGGCAACTGGGGCGGCTCGTACCTCTCCGTGCCCAGGTCCGGCAAGCACACCAAGGCCGCCACCGAGCTCGCCAAGTGGCTCACCGCACCCGAGCAGGAGGCCAAGCTCTTCACCGAGAAGGGCTACTTCCCGTCCGACCAGGCGCTCTGGAGCCAGCCCGACATCGCCGACCACACCGACCCGCTGTTCAACAACGCGCCCACCGGAAAGATCTTCTCCCAGTCCGCCAAGGACCTGAAGCCGCAGCCGCTCGGCGCGCACGGCGCCGAGATCGGCACCGCCCTCGGCAACGCCCTCACCTCGATCGAGCAGGGCAAGACCGACGCCGACGGGGCCTGGAAGAAGGCCCTCGCGGACGTCGGCAACATCGTCGGCTGA
- a CDS encoding galactose-binding domain-containing protein has product MLAPPVRTAAGPERSSPGWRVLAATVAAALVAALMLFVPTSRAQAAPVLLSQGKPVTASSEENYGTPATNAVDGNTGTRWSSANTDPQWIQVDLGSPAAIGQVVLNWESAYGKAYQIQLSNDGTNWTTAYSTTTGAGGVETLAVSGTARYVRMNGTARATGYGYSLWEFQVFGTAAATGCGTANAAQGRPATASSEENYGTTAANAVDGNTGTRWSSANTDPQWIQVDLGSAQPVCQVGLFWESAYGKAYQIQLSTDGTNWSTAYSTTTGAGGTETLAVSGTARYVRMNGTARATGYGYSLWELQVRTGGDPTTPPPTTPPTTPPTTPPTTPPVTPPPGNWTTVFNEDFTGNAGAAPSAANWITQTGTSYPGGPANWGTSEVQTNTNAPANVSLNGNGALNLTALRNGDAWTSGRVESQRSDFAAPAGGQLQISATVKQPNVADGTGYWPSFRAMGAGNRGNFTVWPGAGESDILENVNGRSQLSTTLHCGTAPGGNCNEYNGMTSGLASCTGCQSDYHTYSQILDRTTSDEQIRWYLDGRQVWQVSESQVGVATWDAAVHHGFYLVFNLGIGGGFPNGNCNCTSPTANTTSGGVLSIDKVTVSTTTGNAPAPLTDPAVPAGGSTVKVTGGQGNWALTVNGAPYQVKGITWGPANTTIDAHVRELKAMGVNTLRTWGTDAGSKPLLDTAAAHGIKVVNGFWLNQGADYVNDTAYMDSTLDQIKQWVTTYKNHPGVLMWDVGNEVILTTQDHTYNGTTVEQQRVAYAKYVERVTQAIHAIDTNHPVTSTDAYTAAWKYYKDWTPSLDLLAVNSYGSVCNVKADWIAGGYTKPYIITESGEDGEWEVPNDANGVPTEPSDIKKRDAYLSNWACITGHQGVALGATVFHYGTENDFGGVWYNTVPAGWKRLSFYSVAKDYNGNVGTNTPPVISDMTLSNTATVPAGGTFTISTTTTDPDGDLIRYQLLYCAKYAGGGTGFDQVKFVQTADGRFTATAPKNLGVYKVYVYAYDGHGNVGIETKSFRVVAPTVNGTNVALNKPTTASSFQAVGNGAPYPASNATDGNWGTRWASEWADPQWVRVDLGAVTSFKHVQLGWEGAYGKAYQIQTSNDGTNWTTVWSTTTGTGGIDDFDVTGSGRYVRINITQRGTAYGDSLYEFGVYA; this is encoded by the coding sequence ATGCTCGCACCACCCGTCCGGACAGCCGCCGGCCCCGAACGCTCGTCACCCGGGTGGCGAGTGCTGGCCGCGACCGTCGCGGCAGCCTTGGTCGCGGCCCTGATGCTGTTCGTGCCCACGAGCCGCGCCCAGGCCGCGCCCGTTCTGCTGTCCCAGGGCAAGCCGGTGACGGCTTCCTCGGAGGAGAACTACGGCACGCCCGCCACCAACGCCGTGGACGGCAACACCGGCACCCGGTGGTCGAGCGCCAACACCGACCCGCAGTGGATCCAGGTCGACCTCGGCAGCCCGGCCGCGATCGGCCAGGTCGTGCTGAACTGGGAGTCCGCGTACGGCAAGGCGTACCAGATCCAGCTCTCCAACGACGGCACGAACTGGACCACCGCGTACTCCACCACCACCGGCGCCGGCGGAGTCGAGACCCTCGCGGTCTCCGGCACCGCCCGCTACGTGCGGATGAACGGCACCGCCCGCGCCACCGGGTACGGCTACTCGCTCTGGGAGTTCCAGGTCTTCGGCACCGCCGCCGCCACCGGCTGCGGCACCGCCAACGCCGCGCAGGGCCGCCCGGCCACCGCCTCCAGCGAGGAGAACTACGGCACCACGGCCGCCAACGCCGTGGACGGCAACACCGGCACCCGCTGGTCGAGCGCCAACACCGACCCGCAGTGGATCCAGGTCGACCTCGGCTCGGCCCAGCCGGTCTGCCAGGTCGGGCTGTTCTGGGAGTCCGCGTACGGCAAGGCGTACCAGATCCAGCTCTCCACCGACGGGACGAACTGGAGCACCGCGTACTCCACCACCACCGGCGCCGGCGGCACCGAGACGCTCGCCGTCTCCGGCACCGCCCGCTACGTGCGGATGAACGGCACCGCCCGCGCCACCGGCTACGGCTACTCGCTCTGGGAGCTGCAGGTCCGCACCGGCGGTGACCCGACCACGCCGCCGCCCACCACCCCGCCGACCACCCCGCCGACCACGCCGCCCACCACCCCGCCGGTGACCCCGCCGCCGGGCAACTGGACCACCGTGTTCAACGAGGACTTCACGGGCAACGCCGGCGCCGCGCCGTCCGCCGCGAACTGGATCACCCAGACCGGCACCTCCTACCCGGGCGGCCCGGCCAACTGGGGCACCAGCGAGGTGCAGACGAACACCAACGCGCCCGCCAACGTCTCGCTCAACGGCAACGGCGCGCTCAACCTCACCGCGCTGAGGAACGGCGACGCGTGGACGTCGGGCCGGGTCGAGAGCCAGCGCTCCGACTTCGCCGCCCCGGCCGGCGGCCAGCTCCAGATCTCCGCGACCGTCAAGCAGCCGAACGTCGCCGACGGCACCGGCTACTGGCCCTCGTTCCGCGCGATGGGCGCCGGCAACCGCGGCAACTTCACCGTCTGGCCGGGCGCCGGCGAGTCGGACATCCTGGAGAACGTCAACGGCCGCAGCCAGCTCTCCACCACCCTGCACTGCGGCACCGCCCCCGGCGGCAACTGCAACGAGTACAACGGCATGACCAGCGGGCTGGCCAGCTGCACCGGCTGCCAGAGCGACTACCACACGTACTCGCAGATCCTGGACCGCACCACCTCGGACGAGCAGATCCGCTGGTACCTCGACGGCCGTCAGGTCTGGCAGGTCAGCGAGTCCCAGGTCGGCGTCGCCACCTGGGACGCGGCCGTGCACCACGGCTTCTACCTGGTGTTCAACCTCGGCATCGGCGGCGGGTTCCCGAACGGGAACTGCAACTGCACCTCGCCGACCGCGAACACCACGTCCGGCGGCGTGCTGAGCATCGACAAGGTGACGGTCTCCACCACCACCGGCAACGCCCCGGCGCCGCTGACCGACCCGGCCGTCCCGGCCGGCGGGTCCACCGTCAAGGTGACCGGCGGACAGGGCAACTGGGCGCTCACCGTGAACGGCGCGCCGTACCAGGTCAAGGGCATCACCTGGGGCCCGGCCAACACCACCATCGACGCGCACGTGCGTGAGCTCAAGGCGATGGGCGTCAACACCCTGCGCACCTGGGGCACCGACGCCGGCAGCAAGCCGCTGCTGGACACCGCCGCCGCGCACGGGATCAAGGTCGTCAACGGGTTCTGGCTGAACCAGGGCGCGGACTACGTCAACGACACCGCGTACATGGACAGCACGCTCGACCAGATCAAGCAGTGGGTGACCACCTACAAGAACCACCCCGGCGTGCTGATGTGGGACGTCGGCAACGAGGTCATCCTCACCACCCAGGACCACACCTACAACGGCACCACGGTCGAGCAGCAGCGGGTCGCGTACGCCAAGTACGTGGAGCGGGTCACCCAGGCGATCCACGCCATCGACACCAACCACCCGGTGACCTCCACCGACGCCTACACCGCTGCGTGGAAGTACTACAAGGACTGGACCCCGAGCCTGGACCTGCTGGCCGTCAACTCCTACGGTTCGGTCTGCAACGTCAAGGCCGACTGGATCGCCGGCGGCTACACCAAGCCGTACATCATCACCGAGTCCGGCGAGGACGGCGAGTGGGAGGTCCCGAACGACGCCAACGGCGTGCCCACCGAGCCCTCGGACATCAAGAAGCGTGACGCCTACCTGTCCAACTGGGCCTGCATCACCGGCCACCAGGGCGTCGCGCTCGGCGCCACGGTCTTCCACTACGGCACCGAGAACGACTTCGGCGGCGTCTGGTACAACACCGTGCCCGCCGGCTGGAAGCGCCTCAGCTTCTACTCGGTGGCCAAGGACTACAACGGCAACGTGGGCACCAACACGCCCCCGGTGATCTCCGACATGACGCTGAGCAACACCGCGACCGTCCCGGCCGGCGGCACGTTCACCATCAGCACCACCACCACCGACCCCGACGGCGACCTGATCCGCTACCAGCTGCTCTACTGCGCCAAGTACGCGGGCGGCGGCACCGGGTTCGACCAGGTCAAGTTCGTCCAGACCGCCGACGGCCGGTTCACCGCGACCGCCCCGAAGAACCTGGGCGTGTACAAGGTCTACGTCTACGCGTACGACGGCCACGGCAACGTGGGCATCGAGACCAAGTCCTTCCGCGTGGTGGCCCCGACGGTCAACGGGACGAACGTGGCGCTGAACAAGCCGACCACCGCCTCCAGCTTCCAGGCGGTCGGCAACGGCGCGCCGTACCCCGCCTCCAACGCCACCGACGGCAACTGGGGCACCCGTTGGGCCAGCGAGTGGGCCGACCCGCAGTGGGTCCGGGTCGACCTCGGCGCCGTCACCTCGTTCAAGCACGTCCAGCTGGGCTGGGAGGGCGCCTACGGCAAGGCGTACCAGATCCAGACCTCCAACGACGGCACCAACTGGACGACGGTCTGGTCCACCACCACCGGGACCGGCGGCATCGACGACTTCGACGTCACCGGCAGCGGCCGGTACGTCCGGATCAACATCACGCAGCGGGGCACCGCCTACGGCGACTCGCTCTACGAGTTCGGCGTCTACGCCTAG